From a single Saccharomyces kudriavzevii IFO 1802 strain IFO1802 genome assembly, chromosome: 15 genomic region:
- the PEP12 gene encoding SNAP receptor PEP12 (similar to Saccharomyces cerevisiae PEP12 (YOR036W); ancestral locus Anc_5.630) translates to MSEDGFFGNDNETVWDGPRFSDSPEFQTLKEDVAAELFEINGQISTLQQFTTTLKSFIDKGDVSAKVVEKINRRSVAKIEEIGELIKKVNTSVKKIDAIEEASLDRTQIIAREKLVRDVSYSLQEFQGIQRQFTEVMKQVNEKARESLEATEMANNAALLDEEQGQNSQISTRIPSSQIVIERDPINNEEFAYQQNLIEQRDQEISNIERGITELNEIFKDLGSVVQQQGVLVDNIEANIYTTSDNTQMASNELRKAMRYQKRTSRWRVYLLVVLLVMLFFIFLIMKI, encoded by the coding sequence ATGTCGGAAGATGGATTTTTTggtaatgataatgaaacgGTCTGGGATGGCCCTAGATTCAGTGATTCGCCTGAGTTTCAAACGTTGAAAGAGGATGTTGCTGCGGAGTTATTTGAAATAAATGGTCAAATAAGCACTCTGCAGCAATTTACCACGACCTTAAAGTCGTTCATAGATAAGGGAGATGTAAGTGCGAAGGTAGTGGAGAAAATTAATAGGAGATCTGTTGCAAAGATAGAAGAAATAGGTGAACTTATCAAAAAAGTCAACACATCAGTGAAAAAGATCGACGCCATAGAGGAAGCTAGTCTAGATAGGACACAGATAATAGCTAGAGAAAAACTTGTGAGAGATGTTAGTTATTCTTTACAAGAATTTCAAGGTATTCAGCGGCAATTCACTGAAGTAATGAAACAAGTTAATGAAAAGGCGAGAGAATCCCTTGAAGCAACTGAAATGGCAAACAATGCCGCTCTTCTAGATGAAGAGCAAGGTCAGAATAGCCAAATAAGTACTCGAATACCAAGCAGCCAAATAGTCATCGAGAGAGACCCAATAAATAACGAAGAGTTTGCCTATCAACAAAATCTCATCGAGCAAAGAGACCAGGAAATCAGTAACATCGAAAGAGGTATTACGGAGTTGAATgagattttcaaagatttgggAAGTGTCGTTCAACAACAAGGTGTTTTAGTCGACAACATTGAAGCAAATATTTACACAACATCGGATAACACTCAAATGGCTTCAAATGAGTTAAGGAAGGCCATGCGGTATCAGAAACGGACGAGCCGGTGGAGAGTATACTTGTTGGTTGTTCTTCTCGTAatgcttttctttatttttctcatcatGAAGATTTAG
- the CYC2 gene encoding oxidoreductase (similar to Saccharomyces cerevisiae CYC2 (YOR037W); ancestral locus Anc_5.632), producing the protein MLWTKYASSGPRIARRLHISSKKISHSKVYLITSAVLTTGLIGSYLSHGYFDDKKNKYELSPSHFVKYRISHKQDIDSSHFLLEVTPLVKQKVNMWSLMTAEHIWSVEIKQPEVMVVRSYTPLPLEFNPTSNETEILKDGDNADGKLSFYIKKYENGEVARWLHRLPKDHVIEIRGPFVDYEFPHLPDELKRSRDCLYMNNFNKGININNENPKYIYQPYDVIMFTAGTGVVTALQLLLTESPFRGNMKIFHTSKNINQLGPLYSILSKLQASNRVQLQIFESDKQTRKEILKNIEKAATRPYPYKGLLPFSNVSGNKFEPILALVCGPESYISSISGNKDGLNQGQVQGLLDAKGWDSQNVYKLS; encoded by the coding sequence aTGCTGTGGACAAAATATGCTTCATCGGGTCCTCGAATAGCACGGAGGCTTCAcatttcatcaaagaaaatcagTCATTCTAAGGTATATCTGATCACAAGCGCCGTACTTACAACTGGATTAATAGGTAGCTATTTAAGTCACGGTTACTTTGACgacaagaaaaataaatatgaGCTATCTCCATCTCATTTTGTCAAGTATAGAATTTCACACAAGCAAGATATTGATTCATCGCATTTTTTGCTGGAGGTGACTCCGTTGGTCAAGCAGAAGGTTAACATGTGGTCGTTGATGACCGCAGAACATATATGGTCTGTCGAAATCAAGCAACCAGAAGTCATGGTTGTTCGCAGTTATACGCCTCTACCGCTTGAATTTAACCCAACTTCAAATGAAACggagattttgaaagatggTGACAATGCAGACGGGAAGTTGTCCTTCTATATCAAAAAGTATGAAAATGGAGAGGTTGCAAGATGGCTGCACCGCCTTCCTAAGGACCATGTAATTGAAATAAGGGGTCCATTTGTTGATTATGAGTTTCCGCATTTGCctgatgaattgaaaagatctCGTGATTGTTTATACATgaataatttcaataaagGGAttaatatcaataatgaaaatccaaaataCATTTATCAGCCTTACGATGTAATTATGTTCACTGCAGGTACTGGAGTGGTGACGGCCCTGCAATTACTTTTAACGGAGTCACCATTTAGAGGTAACATGAAGATATTTCACACtagcaaaaatatcaatcaGTTGGGACCCTTGTATTCTATACTTTCAAAACTACAAGCTTCAAACAGGGTCCAGTTGCAGATTTTTGAATCCGATAAACAAACAAGGAAAGAAatactgaaaaatattgagAAAGCAGCCACTAGACCCTATCCCTACAAAGGTCTGTTGCCCTTTTCAAACGTCAGTGGTAACAAATTTGAGCCCATATTGGCATTGGTGTGTGGACCCGAAAGTTATATTAGTAGCATTTCTGGAAACAAGGATGGCCTTAATCAGGGGCAAGTACAAGGCTTGCTCGATGCTAAAGGCTGGGATTCCCAGAATGTGTATAAACTTTCATAG
- the HIR2 gene encoding Hir2p (similar to Saccharomyces cerevisiae HIR2 (YOR038C); ancestral locus Anc_5.634) yields the protein MRLLKYPLDIQEEKVNALAALGPYIILAGSDGHVMAWKQQQLVDTAFDKVMIRDLKPEISFQVDRDSAGDIFFLAGDLETLYIGSEHRLWGYSGWLCKDTNSINPVEKMECKLIFKCTSPSTITDVKYDINLGIIFVLLSNGNKVLLFHHKSFNKLSEIPMKASKPVTGITDPAGQTFTIMTADRSILVYQVNRTGTHKLINKLTQHVQMYPLHYKISMSPQADILPVINSVKGVPNNATSCTTLLDRNNNYKVTKTLVTPSSNGCKVLVYSPAYYEKPNKKKGTNTRYDLIATSGSTDGTVSVWNTKRMKPLFNALQVSSTAINDMSWSQDGFTLFAISNDTTLYTFAFQEKDLGVALPQEEIKLLQELNKKHPKLEEPVLEQVPKDFSENIKIEESSSTASIPSDPSKPLLGKKLLKKKTPKNQSNGIKSIQSTTMEFNTPSYTVPRDLKRKPKEVTPNNTSNNVPSSKKQKKELQPIDFLDTGLLLPNTSFSRVRLATPKIRSTFKYSPTNSPNLILEVKNGSGNEQRPTIVKLTSKVLDQDQVLFQDFIPRLITICTAGDTFWSFCSEDGCIYIYSDSGRKLMAPLILGVGISFLEACGTYLLCLTSIGELYCWDIERKRLAFPINTIYPLLNPTLRYSDDILTRAENITLCSITKKGVPLVTLSNGDGYLFDKDMETWLLVSDGWWAYGSQYWDTTNTTGLSSSKASADAFNSNEANINEMVSDIKNDNQSIINFLERKTNDELNRKGRIKNLQRFARTILMKEGFENMEEIVTLSHLENKILASIRLEEFEEFSKLMMVYCIRLSELGYIDRLDDVFQWLYNDVSVSSVDPKFVEKDFRRNLLKKILIACGDIRQVQRVTTRYAREMNIIS from the coding sequence ATGAGACTACTGAAGTATCCTTTAGAtatccaagaagaaaaagtaaatgcCTTGGCTGCCCTTGGTCCCTATATTATTTTGGCAGGCAGTGATGGTCACGTGATGGCGTGGAAACAACAGCAATTAGTCGATACTGCCTTTGATAAAGTTATGATTAGGGATTTAAAGcctgaaatttcttttcaagtgGACCGGGATTCTGCCGGtgatatattctttttggcAGGGGATCTCGAAACGTTATATATTGGGTCTGAACATCGTTTGTGGGGTTATTCCGGTTGGCTTTGTAAAGACACCAATAGCATAAATCCTGTCGAAAAAATGGAGTGTAAGCTCATATTCAAGTGTACATCTCCAAGCACCATAACAGACGTGAAATACGACATAAATTTAGGTATTatatttgttcttctaAGTAATGGAAACAAGGTACTCTTGTTTCACCATAAAAGCTTCAATAAGCTATCGGAAATACCCATGAAGGCGAGCAAACCTGTTACGGGCATAACAGATCCTGCTGGCCAAACATTTACCATAATGACTGCCGATAGGTCAATTTTAGTCTATCAAGTCAACCGGACTGGTACACACAAACTCATAAATAAACTGACACAACATGTACAAATGTACCCGTTACATTataaaatttcaatgtCACCTCAGGCTGATATTTTACCAGTAATAAATTCGGTGAAAGGTGTACCAAATAATGCCACCAGTTGTACTACCTTACTTGATAGGAATAACAACTACAAGGTTACAAAAACTTTAGTAACACCCTCTTCAAATGGTTGCAAAGTCCTTGTCTATTCACCAGCATACTATGAAAAGcctaataaaaaaaaaggtacaAACACACGTTATGACTTAATAGCCACTTCAGGATCTACAGACGGTACCGTTTCAGTATGGAACAcgaaaagaatgaaacCTCTGTTTAATGCATTGCAAGTTTCATCTACAGCAATAAATGATATGTCTTGGTCGCAAGATGGGTTTACTTTATTTGCTATTTCAAACGATACAACATTGTATACGTTCGCATTTCAAGAGAAGGATTTAGGTGTGGCGCTACCTCAAGAGGAAATAAAACTATTGCAAGAATTAAACAAAAAGCATCCAAAGCTTGAAGAACCAGTACTAGAACAGGTACCCAAggatttttcagaaaatatcaaaattgaagaatctTCGAGCACAGCTTCTATTCCAAGCGATCCTAGTAAGCCATTATTAGGGAAGAAACTgttaaaaaagaaaacaccTAAGAATCAGAGTAATGGCATTAAATCCATCCAAAGCACAACAATGGAATTCAACACTCCATCATATACTGTTCCTAGGGacttgaaaaggaaaccgAAAGAGGTAACTCCGAATAACACTTCAAACAACGTCCCCAGCAgcaagaaacaaaagaaagaattacAACCAATTGACTTTTTAGATACCggtcttcttcttcctaATACTTCTTTTTCGAGAGTGAGGCTTGCAACACCTAAAATCAGATCTACATTTAAGTACTCTCCGACTAATAGCCCAAACTTAATTCTCGAGGTCAAAAATGGCTCTGGCAATGAGCAAAGGCCAACGATTGTGAAACTTACCTCAAAGGTACTCGATCAAGACCAAGTTCTgtttcaagattttattCCGAGGTTGATAACAATCTGTACCGCAGGTGACACTTTTTGGTCCTTCTGTAGTGAAGATGGATGTATTTACATATACTCTGATTCGGGTAGAAAATTAATGGCACCTCTAATATTAGGCGTTGGTAttagttttcttgaagcATGCGGAACGTATTTACTCTGTCTAACGAGCATAGGGGAGCTGTATTGTTGGGACATAGAACGGAAGAGATTAGCATTCCCCATCAATACTATTTACCCGCTGTTAAACCCGACATTGCGTTACTCTGATGATATATTGACTAGAGCTGAAAATATAACGCTGTGTTCGATTACCAAAAAGGGTGTGCCATTGGTTACACTGAGTAATGGCGACGGTTATTTGTTCGATAAGGACATGGAAACATGGCTTTTGGTAAGCGATGGATGGTGGGCCTATGGTTCTCAATACTGGGATACGACTAATACTACGGGTCTGTCATCCAGTAAAGCGAGTGCAGATGCTTTTAATAGTAATGAAGCCAACATAAACGAAATGGTTAGCGAcattaaaaatgataatcAAAGCatcattaattttttggaacGCAAGACGAATGATGAACTTAATAGGAAGGGTAGGATTAAGAATTTACAAAGGTTTGCTAGAACAATTCTAATGAAGGAAGGGTTTGAGAATATGGAAGAGATTGTTACTTTATCtcatttggaaaacaaaataCTAGCAAGCATCAGattggaagaatttgaagaattttccaaattaaTGATGGTTTACTGCATCCGTCTGAGTGAATTGGGGTATATAGATCGTCTAGATGATGTTTTCCAATGGTTATATAATGATGTCTCCGTCAGTAGTGTCGACCCAAAATTTGTCGAAAAAGATTTCAGGAGgaatcttttgaagaaaatattaatTGCGTGCGGTGATATCAGACAGGTTCAAAGAGTTACTACACGTTATGCCAGGGAAATGAATATAATATCTTGA
- the CKB2 gene encoding casein kinase 2 regulatory subunit CKB2 (similar to Saccharomyces cerevisiae CKB2 (YOR039W); ancestral locus Anc_5.635) translates to MGSRSEDVGTADRGSSRVEQDDVLMDDDSDSSEYVDMWIDLFLGRKGHEYFCDVDPEYITDRFNLMNLQKTVSKFSYVVQYIVDDLDDSILENMTHARLEQLESDSRKLYGLIHARYIITIKGLQKMYAKYKEADFGRCPRVYCNLQPLLPVGLHDVPGIDCVKLYCPSCEDLYIPKSSRHSSIDGAYFGTSFPGMFLQAFPDMVPKHPTKRYVPKIFGFELHKQAQLTRWQELQRLKLVKKLESKEVDLTKSGGFKT, encoded by the coding sequence ATGGGTAGTAGATCGGAGGATGTAGGAACAGCCGATAGAGGAAGCTCCAGAGTTGAGCAAGATGATGTACTCATGGATGATGACTCTGATTCATCAGAATATGTAGATATGTGGATTGATTTGTTCCTTGGGAGAAAAGGACATGAATATTTCTGTGATGTTGATCCTGAATACATTACAGATCGTTttaatttgatgaatttgcAAAAGACGGTATCTAAATTTTCTTATGTGGTTCAATATATTGTGGATGATTTGGATGATAGTATCCTAGAGAACATGACTCATGCCCGTTTAGAACAGCTAGAATCAGATTCTCGCAAATTGTATGGCCTCATCCATGCCCGTTATATCATAACTATTAAAGGTTTGCAGAAAATGTATGCTAAGTATAAAGAGGCTGATTTTGGAAGGTGCCCTCGTGTATACTGTAACCTACAACCGTTGCTACCTGTTGGTTTGCATGACGTTCCAGGTATTGATTGTGTTAAATTATATTGTCCATCTTGTGAAGACCTTTATATACCAAAATCCTCGAGACATAGTTCCATTGATGGTGCATACTTCGGAACAAGTTTCCCAGGTATGTTTCTGCAAGCATTCCCAGACATGGTGCCCAAACATCCAACTAAAAGATACGTTCCAAAGATTTTCGGATTTGAACTACATAAACAGGCTCAACTGACGAGGTGGCAGGAACTACAGCGACTCAAGTTAGTCAAAAAGCTTGAATCCAAAGAGGTGGATTTGACAAAGAGTGGTGGCTTCAAAACCTAA
- the GLO4 gene encoding hydroxyacylglutathione hydrolase GLO4 (similar to Saccharomyces cerevisiae GLO2 (YDR272W) and GLO4 (YOR040W); ancestral locus Anc_5.637) — MKFLLQQIRKMHVKPIKMRWLTGGVNYSYLLSAENRKNAWLIDPAEPLEVSSDLSVEEKRSIDAIVNTHHHYDHSAGNLALHSLLCQGNTHREVKIIGGSKASPGVTEIPEHLQQYLLGNLKITCIRTPCHTKDSICYHVRDLETFEQCIFTGDTLFNAGCGRFFEGTGEDMDIALNRTILRIVGEPNWREVKVYPGHEYTKGNAKFIRAKIYHARGENKQFDVLEQYCQSNECTSGHFTLGDELEYNPFMRLDDPAVRAAVGDTARVYPRAKVVQELRKLKNAM; from the coding sequence ATGAAGTTTTTACTACAACAAATAAGGAAGATGCACGTTAAGCCTATTAAAATGAGATGGCTGACGGGCGGTGTTAACTACAGCTATCTATTAAGTGCTGAGAACAGAAAAAACGCGTGGCTGATTGATCCCGCAGAACCTCTTGAAGTTTCATCGGATTTAAGTGTCGAGGAGAAAAGGAGCATTGATGCTATTGTCAATACGCATCATCACTACGATCATTCAGCGGGAAACTTAGCTCTTCATAGCCTCCTGTGCCAAGGAAATACCCATCGTGAGGTTAAGATAATTGGCGGATCCAAGGCTTCTCCTGGCGTCACTGAAATACCTGAGCATTTGCAGCAATACCTCTTGGGCAACTTGAAAATAACATGTATCAGGACGCCGTGCCATACAAAGGATTCTATATGTTATCACGTCAGAGATTTGGAGACGTTTGAGCAATGCATCTTTACAGGTGACACTCTTTTCAATGCAGGTTGTGGTAGATTCTTCGAGGGCACTGGGGAAGATATGGACATTGCTTTGAATAGGACAATCTTAAGGATCGTCGGCGAACCAAACTGGCGTGAAGTAAAAGTATACCCAGGTCACGAGTACACCAAGGGTAATGCTAAATTCATCAGAGCCAAGATATATCATGCCCGGGGAGAAAATAAGCAGTTTGATGTCTTGGAACAGTATTGCCAGAGTAATGAGTGCACCTCTGGTCACTTTACTTTAGGTGATGAACTGGAATACAATCCATTCATGAGATTGGATGATCCTGCCGTTAGAGCGGCGGTTGGCGATACTGCTAGGGTATATCCCAGAGCCAAAGTGGTGCAAGAGCTAAGAAAGTTGAAAAACGCTATGTAA
- the CUE5 gene encoding ubiquitin-binding protein CUE5 (similar to Saccharomyces cerevisiae DON1 (YDR273W) and CUE5 (YOR042W); ancestral locus Anc_5.638) yields the protein MEEKTDNKDTHLLEKNDVPQPIDEDNSKTTDVDLSSDEKKENDAANKSEDASQNEEEATNPLKNIEDEKAATTKDVMEDEEEQPPLPARKKPEESPSKENPILQDLKDAFPNLDEKYVKAVIIASQGALDPAFNALLFLSDPESGKDIELPTQPVRKMLETPARRHQTQLEQDELLARQLDEQFNSSHSRRRRRDRTAKSAHEQRPKDRPARRQNPLSPNERGEYGDNAEEEEDSWSQFVEKDLPELTDRAGRSLQDTANKVSSWISDAYRKNFASGNEQNNSQYGQQDQQEEWEPEIVDFSQSGKKTRPQQPERRRFNSFGAQIGEDSLESHGITLHNEGGLEDDEDVPPQLPTRTKSGESIGKVVAETAYIDTPDTETKKKWQPLSPEPLDTTPTKVNAVSRNKKNPDEDEFLINSDDEM from the coding sequence atggaagaaaaaacagatAATAAGGATACTCATCTActtgagaaaaatgatgttCCACAGCcaattgatgaagataattCAAAGACAACAGATGTGGACCTGAGTTCGGatgagaagaaagagaacgATGCTGCTAACAAAAGTGAAGATGCCTCTCAgaacgaagaagaagcgaCCAACcccttgaaaaatattgaagatgaaaaggCAGCTACTACTAAGGATGTGATGGAGGATGAGGAAGAGCAGCCTCCCTTGCCTGCGAGAAAGAAGCCTGAAGAGAGCCCATCAAAGGAGAATCCAATATTGcaagatttgaaggatGCGTTTCCCAATttggatgaaaaatacGTTAAAGCAGTCATCATTGCATCTCAGGGAGCTTTGGATCCCGCTTTCAATGCTCTATTGTTCCTATCGGATCCCGAATCGGGCAAAGACATCGAACTACCAACACAACCTGTGAGGAAGATGTTAGAGACACCGGCTAGAAGGCATCAAACCCAATTGGAACAAGATGAACTATTAGCTCGTCAGTTAGATGAACAGTTCAATAGCTCGCATTCccgtcgtcgtcgtcgtgACCGTACAGCTAAAAGCGCACACGAACAGCGTCCAAAGGACAGACCGGCAAGGCGTCAGAACCCCCTGTCTCCCAATGAAAGGGGAGAGTATGGCGATAATGccgaggaagaagaggattCGTGGTCTCAATTTGTAGAAAAGGACTTGCCCGAGCTCACCGACAGAGCTGGTCGCTCTTTACAGGACACGGCGAACAAAGTCAGTAGCTGGATAAGTGATGCTTACAGGAAAAACTTCGCTTCAGGTAATGAGCAAAACAACAGCCAGTATGGCCAACAAGATCAACAAGAAGAATGGGAGCCAGAAATTGTGGACTTTTCGCAAAGTGGAAAGAAGACAAGACCACAACAACCTGAGAGAAGGAGATTCAACTCCTTTGGTGCTCAAATCGGGGAGGACTCTTTAGAAAGCCACGGGATTACATTACACAACGAGGGCGGACTtgaggatgatgaagatgtcCCACCCCAACTgccaacaagaacaaaatccGGCGAATCAATCGGAAAAGTAGTGGCGGAGACTGCCTATATTGATACTCCCGATAcagaaaccaagaaaaaatggcagCCACTGTCACCGGAGCCACTGGACACTACACCAACTAAAGTGAACGCcgtttcaagaaataagaagaaTCCGGATGAGGATGAATTCTTAATCAACAGCGACGATGAAATGTGA
- the WHI2 gene encoding Whi2p (similar to Saccharomyces cerevisiae WHI2 (YOR043W); ancestral locus Anc_5.639) has product MDDIITQVSPDNAESAPILQEQQQQQNSQYEGNEEDYGDSLIHLNIQENHYFITRDQLMSLPESLLLCLFPSGVFLDRCGQVITNLTREDEVYIVNFPPDCFEYIMEIYTKAHDDLYNHPVEKYFDRPSSGFVSNAKGFFGLNSNNSTSGNNEQDILHQKPAIIVLREDLDYYCVPQEEFQFDSTNEENNEDLLRHFMAQVKMAAGSYLTSKTSIFQGLYSSNRLKQQQQVEKDDNSSSKVKSASKKLGPAEQHLMDMLCSSGFTKETFWGNRTQETGKTVISSLSLCRLANETTEEFRQKFYEAKAKWETEHRSQDNFITPIQSNISVNSLSASKSNSTLSTTRNFAGGSATPSATRDKRKSRLSKLADNVRSHSSSRHSSQTRNKQPELPKLYDLVPKPNINAKLLLFWRKPARKCWWGEEDIDLEVEVFGSWKDKSEKIIELVLPTNVDPEAELHKITVPVRLHIRRVWTLELSVIGVQ; this is encoded by the coding sequence ATGGACGATATAATTACTCAAGTTTCTCCAGATAACGCTGAGTCTGCTCCCATTTTACAggaacagcagcagcaacaaaaCTCGCAGTATGAGGGTAACGAAGAGGATTACGGTGATTCACTTATTCATTTGAATATCCAGGAAAACCACTATTTTATCACCAGGGACCAGTTGATGTCTCTTCCTGAATCCTTATTGTTATGTTTGTTCCCCTCAGGCGTTTTTCTGGACCGTTGTGGTCAAGTCATTACCAATTTGACCAGAGAAGACGAAGTGTACATTGTTAATTTTCCTCCTGATTGTTTTGAGTATATCATGGAGATATATACAAAAGCGCATGATGATTTGTATAATCATCCTGTggagaaatattttgacAGGCCATCAAGTGGTTTTGTTTCCAATGCAAAGGGATTTTTTGGACTGAACAGTAACAATTCGACTTCAGGCAACAATGAACAAGACATCCTACATCAAAAACCCGCTATTATTGTTTTAAGAGAAGATTTGGATTACTATTGCGTGCCTCAGGAAGAATTTCAGTTTGATTCtaccaatgaagaaaataatgaagactTATTGCGACATTTTATGGCTCAAGTAAAAATGGCTGCTGGCAGTTATTTAACTTCAAAGACATCGATTTTCCAAGGTTTGTATTCTTCGAATAGACTaaagcaacaacagcaggTTGAGAAAGACGataattcttcttcaaaggtAAAATCTGCTTCGAAAAAGCTGGGACCCGCTGAACAACACTTGATGGATATGCTATGTTCCTCCGGGTTCACGAAGGAAACTTTTTGGGGTAACAGGACTCAAGAAACTGGAAAAACAGTCATAAGTTCATTATCCCTTTGCCGGTTGGCTAACGAGACCACCGAAGAGTTCAGGCAGAAATTTTACGAGGCAAAGGCCAAGTGGGAGACAGAACACAGATCTCAAGACAACTTCATCACTCCAATACAATCAAATATATCGGTCAACTCTCTATCTGCAAGCAAATCTAACAGTACCCTTTCTACGACGAGGAATTTTGCGGGTGGAAGTGCGACACCCTCTGCCACTCGTGACAAGAGAAAATCAAGGCTGTCGAAACTAGCTGATAACGTGCGTTCTCATTCCTCCTCCAGGCACAGTTCACAAACCAGAAATAAACAGCCAGAGTTGCCCAAATTGTATGACCTAGTACCAAAGCCTAATATCAACGCCAAGCTGCTACTCTTCTGGAGAAAACCCGCCCGTAAGTGTTGGTGGGGTGAAGAAGACATCGACTTAGAAGTGGAGGTGTTTGGCTCTTGGAAAGATAAATCAgagaaaattattgaaCTGGTCTTGCCAACAAATGTGGACCCCGAAGCAGAACTACATAAAATCACTGTACCAGTCCGATTACATATCCGCAGAGTTTGGACTTTAGAGTTGAGCGTTATTGGCGTACAGTGA
- the IRC23 gene encoding Irc23p (similar to Saccharomyces cerevisiae IRC23 (YOR044W) and BSC2 (YDR275W); ancestral locus Anc_5.640) has protein sequence MFNYRRKLGLSKRNSRPHNSAPKKKKYNNGDCRDTVIGQMRDLRIFLLSAIHSNSKRFFSSTFRAKAGINTNFDMDDAETTSDTSSFTNLHLTRSAEEGYYIAGSI, from the coding sequence ATGTTCAACTACAGGAGGAAATTGGGACTTTCTAAAAGAAATAGTAGGCCACACAACTCAGCTccgaaaaagaagaagtacAACAATGGGGATTGCAGGGATACTGTGATCGGCCAAATGAGAGATTTGAGGATATTTTTGCTGTCCGCAATTCACAGCAACTCTAAGaggtttttttcatcaacattCAGAGCAAAAGCGGGTATCAACACTAATTTTGATATGGATGACGCCGAAACAACATCAGATACATCTAGTTTCACAAATCTGCATTTAACAAGGTCAGCTGAAGAAGGTTATTACATCGCAGGATCGATATAG